The segment AGCTCTTTCAGGGCGGGCTGCCGTTCCAGGATGGTATCGAGTATATCCGGATCGGCGGCCACGAAGGCGTGGAGGCGGGAGGGTTCGTGCATCAGTTGCTTTCCAGTGTGGACGGATTGCAGGGGAAGTCCGGGGCGTAGATCATTTTCATTGCCGAGGGCGACTCCGAGTCCTCCGACCACATTATGGATGCCTTTGTGTCCGCTGCCGAAATGGGTGTTGTCGACCGAGGAGGCGTAGTATTGGAGGTTGATCCAGCTCCCGACAACCAAGGGGCCGGCGAGGATGGACTCGAGGAGTTTGCCCTCGGGATCGGCGCCGGGATCATATTCGTGGAGGAATGCTTTGCCCTCGAGGTTGCTGCTTTGAGTCCAGCTCCGTGGTGCGACGATGAAGCCGGCGTTTCCGGCCAGGCCCCATTCGGGCCGCACTTGAGACCAGTCGGTGCTACGGGCGCGAATCGCCTTAAAGGTTTCGGTCGAGTTGACGTTCAAGTCTTTTGCGCGGGTGGCTGCCGTCCACAGCCCTGCTTGATCCAGACTGTGGCGGAGGGTCTCGAGAGTCTCCTTGTGGGAGGAGGGAATCGATTCGAGGTCGAAGAGGGTGACCTCATCAGTCGTGGTGTTGTGGAGACCGGAGATGAACCAGGTGTCTTTCGGGATGGTGATACCCTGACCCTCCAATCCGCTCCGGACGACTGGATCGTTGAGGAGGGCGGCAGCGATGCGGGCATTGGCATCTCCCGGGTGTCCTCCGCAAGCGCCACAGTCCAATCCGGATCCGTAAGGGTTGTTCCGTGTTGTGCTGCCGTGACCGCAGAGAAGAACGAGGCGCCCGCAATGTTGGGTGAGACTCAGCCCCTTGAGAATCCCGGCTGCTAGGTTGATCCGGGTTTCCGGATCGAGCTCTTCCGCGAACTTGGGAAGGCGTCCGGACTTCGGTGAGGAGTCACCGAGCCCGAAGGCGCTTTGGAGCATCTTCCAGCCGAAGGTTAACCCGAGCGTTTCGACAAAGCTGAAGCAGGAGGCGGCACTCTCTTTGAACTTTTTCCAGTTCCGCTCCGTGTGGTGGGGATCGGTGTCTTCTCCTTCGTGATGGGAGTGTTCGCAACTCTTTACGGGAGGCGCGAGAAGGGCAGGGCACCGGGCTTCGGAATGTTGATGTCCAAATGGGGTGTGGTCCAGTGGGACGCCGAAGAATCCGGCAAAGCCGATCGTATGAATGTTGGGCAGGGCGGTTTCCAGATTTCTCCGGAAGAGCTCGGAGCGGACGTCAATGCAGAAGGCCGCTTGGATGTCCGGCTTGGCTTTCTCCTGTGGGGCGCTTTGAGGATGGATCCGTTGTTGCAGCGAATGTTCGATGTGATGCTCGAAGGCGCTCTGCCAGAGGAGGCGCTCCGCGAGGTCAATGGGCATGATTTCGCTCGATTTCTCGATTGGTTCTTCCATGAGAATGCGCCTCCAGCCCAGCAGGCAGTCTTTGTCTTGCGAGTAGGCATTGTAGAGGGTGCATTCGTAGTTGAGCAGGATTGCGAGGAGCTGGATCAACTCACTGCCAGAAGAACTCCGGATTTCTTCTTCCCGGTCCATGTAGCGCAGGTGTCCGGCCCACCCGGGTAGAGTGAGGAGGACCCGGTAGAGGAATTCGGGGAGGAAGGCTTCGGGAATGCCCATGGTCTTGACTGCGTCGGTGATCGCTTCTTCCGGATCGGCCGACATTTCCGTCAAGGTCTTGTGGGCCTTCTTGAGGCCCATGCAAGCCAACGTTTTGTCGTGACCGACAGATTCGTGCCATGCTTCGTAAAAACCATTCTGAATGCCGGTAAGAAACCAGGTGGATTGGCCCTTGTCGTAGTAGGCCGCGCACCATTTCGCCGCTTCCTCGCTGAATGCGCGGCCCCAGTGCGTTCCTTCCCTGTCATCGAGATAACCGCTGAAGGTGCCCGGCCGATACAGTGGCTCCGGGAGCGTCTTCGAGGCGTCTAAATTCTCGGCAAGAGCGTGGGCATTGAGTGCCCGGTCTGACTCCCGGAAGGTCGCGATGACCTCCTTGGGCGCCCGCTCAATTGCTTTTTGTAGATCTGCAGTCTGGATTTCTCCCGAGGCGAATTTTTCGGAATACCACGATTGTGGCATCGTCAACTGCGCGCCTTGGACCTGGGAGAGGTAGTGAGCGGTGTCGGCGAAGGCGCGGTTGGAGAAGCCGAGAAATGGATTTACGGCGACAAAGTTGGCCAGAGGCCAGAGCGGAGCGATTTGTCCGCAAGCTTGTTGGATGGATTGGTGTGGATTCATTGGTAGGAAGGATGTTTTGGAGAGAAGTTCAGTGACTTACCGTCCGGCGGGGACGAGTCCTGCCGCCCGGGAGAAGCGGTTGGCCAGGGTGTTGAGGTAGAAGCCATTGAGGGCGTGAATGTAGAGGGCCTGGAGCACACGTGGCCTTGCTTTGCCGGTGGGCTGAGTTTGGATAGTCAAGGTGATGAGTAGATAGGCACCCAGGATTGCGGCGAGAATGATTTGTAGGGCCAATCCTCCGACCGGTTGGTGTGGCAGGGAGTCGGAAAAGTAGCGCATAGTCCCATCGGCGAGGCCCAAGTAGAGGGCGACGAACCCGAAGGCGCCGAGAATGTTCCGGCCCATCTTCAGCAGGGAACCGTGTTGTTGCTGCGAAACGACGAGGTATTGACTCACGGCCATGGCGAGGACGGTGAGGAAGACCAGTAGACCGGGCTTCGTGCTGGCCGAGAGGCCCCATCCCCACGCCATGATTCCGACAAGGGCGATGCTCATTCCAGTGAGTCCGATCAGAATGATCGGCGAGAGAGGTGCGACCGGGCGAGGCTCCAGCCGTTTCAAATTGGCGATGGTGGAACCCGAGGAGAGGAAGGAGTGGGCTTTGTAGAGCGAGTGGGCAATGAGGTGAAGAACGGCCAAGGAAAAGGCACCGAGTCCGCACTGAAGCAACATGAAGCCCATTTGCGCGATCGTAGAGTAGGCGAGGCTCCGCTTGACGCTGGTTTGCGTCAGCATGACGAGAGAGGCGCAAATGAGAGTGAGCGCTCCGATCACGGCGAGGAAGAGCATTGCTCCAGAACTTTCGAGGAGGAAAGGGCTCATGCGGATGACGAGATAGCCGCCAGCGTTGATGATGCCGGCATGCATGAGGGCGGAGACGGGAGTCGGGGTTCCCATGGTGTCAGGGAGCCAAGTGTGGAAGGGGAATTGGGCCGATTTGAGGACGGCGCCTCCGACGATGCACCAGGCGATCCAAGTATGGTTGGCCAGCAGCTCGGGCTGAGCCGAGGTCTGAGCGAAGAGTTCGCTGAAGTTCTGAGTGCCGAAGACCCGGTAGATTCCGATGAAGGAGAGGATGAGGAAAAGGTCGCCGAGCCGGCTGACGATAAATTTCTTCCGGGCGGAGAGAAGAGTGCCAAGGCGGTCAGGAAAATAGACGAGGAGGTGGTGGAGACCGAGGCTGCAGACTACCCAGCTGAGCCAGAATTGAACGAGACCCGGCGAGAGAACGAGGGAGATGACTGCGCCCAGGGTAACCATCAGCCATTTGAAGAATCCTCCTTGATTCGCATCACCGCTCAGGTAATTGCGGGAGAACCGGACAATGACTGCCCCGAGGAAGGTGACCAGACCGAGGATCGGGAGGGAGAGGGTGTCGAGCCGGACGCCCAGCACGCCCGCTTCGGTGAGGGTGGCGCTGAGGTTGATCCTTCCTTGGATGAGCCAGAGGGCAAAGGTGATAAAAGTGGCGACTGTGGCGGCCCAGGCCAGAATCTCGGCTACTTTGCCCGTCCGGCTTGAGTTTTCATTCAAAATCCGGGTGGAGAAAAAGGCAAAGCCGAGAAATGCCAGCGGAACCCATCCGGTGAGTGTGGTGAAGAAAGTGTCCATGAGTTGGATAATATCGAAAATGGTTGAATATATCCAATATAAGAAAAATATAGTTTCGTTCGGATTTATATATGGATCAGCTAAATTATCATCACCTCCGTTATTTCCATGCCATCGTCCGGGAGGGAACGCTTACCGCGGCAGCCGCCCGTCTCAACGTCTCACAATCATCTTTGAGCGTGCAGCTGAAACAGTTGGAGGAGAACTTGGGGTGCGCGCTTTTCGATCGGATGCACAAGGCGCTGCATCTCACGGAGGAGGGGCGGATGGTCTTCGACTATGCTGAGACCATTTTTCGAACCGGTGAGGACATGCTGGCAACACTTCAGAATCGCGGCAGTAAGTATAGCGAAGTCCTTCGAGTGGGAGCGGTGGCAACGCTATCCCGCAATTTTCAGCTTTCTTTTTTGCGGGAAGTAATCGATGACGAGAACATTGAGGTCGTGATCACCTCGGCGAGCATGGCCGAACTACTGCGTCAATTGAAGTCCCACACGCTGGATCTGGTGCTGTCGAATCGGCCGGTGAAGCGCGATGCGGGAAATTCCTGGCGGAGTAATCTAGTGGCTGAGCAACCGATCAGTCTGATTGGTTCGAAGAAATATCGAAAGAAGAAGGCATTTCGTTTTCCCGAAGATTTGGAAAATGTTCCGATGGTCTTACCCTCACGGGAGAGTGAGATTCGCTCCCATTTCGATTTGATTCTCGAACAATACGGGATGCGGCCCCTGATTGCTGCCGAAGCCGATGATATGGCGATGTTGCGACTCTTGGCCCGGGAGATTGACGGGATCTCGCTCCTGCCACCAGTGGTGGTCCACGACGAGCTGGATCAGGGGATTCTCTACGATCTGCACCAAGTGCCGGGTTTGTTTGAGGATTTCTACGCCATTACTGTGGAGAGAAAGTTCCCGAACGCGGCGCTTCAGAGGCTCCTGAAAGTCTAGGGTGCAGGGCTCGTTTGCTTTGATATCGGTTCGGGATTGAGGCGGGTCGTTGGAGAGGATCCCTCCCGAGGTCATTTTCTCGTTTTGTTTTTACGATCTTTTTGCCACCCTCGGCACGTGAAACTCTACCTTCGATTGATCGTCTTGACTCTGGCATGGGCTCCGTCGGTGCTTTCCGCTCAAGAGATGTTTCTCGGGGGAGACGAGTTCGTATTGGCGAGGGAGCGCAGTTCGAGCGAGCGAGAGCTGCAGGTCTTTTATCCCTACGGTGAGGACGAGCGCGATTGGGAGAAGCGAATTGAGATTCACTATTACCCTGATTTGGAACAGCCGCGCCGAGTGGTGATGGCGGTTATGAAACGCTTGCGCGAGCGCTATCCGGATTTGATTTATAAGATCCTTCCTCAGCCGGAGTCGGATCGGGCCGGGGTTTCCTATTTGGTCGCTACGGAGGGAGAGACAGAGGTGCGTCTGGAGTTTTTGCTCTACGCGGAAAACCCTGGTGTCCGCGGATTGATGGCCTATCGCCTGACCTATCGCAGCCGGGGCCCTGACGCCCGCTACGCGAAGGCTCTCCTGCGCGGCAAGTGGGACTACTATGAGAGGGCCTTCGTCGAAGCGAACTGGCCCGAGTCTTTGGAGAATGTGGGCAAGGTGACCTCGCCGAGTGTTTTCACCATGGGTGGCAGCTCCTTCGGAAAGTCGATGTCGGAGGTTGTGCCGGTCGAGAATCGCTCGTTGACGGTTCGTTTGCCCGAGGGACGAATGCTCGAGGTCGATCGCGCATTTCTTGAAAGCCAGAACATTAAAACGCGGATCCCGTTTTTCTATTTCGCTGTCCCCAAAGATACGGAAAATCTTTTCATCGAGTATCAGAGTGCGGGGATTCCGGAAGTGTTGAAGCTCAGCCTAGCGGGTGCCGAAATGCAGTTGGTGGAGAATATCCGCATTTTCCCTTTCATCCTTCCTTCCTCTTCCGGAAATGAGCGTTTGTGGGAGACCGCGGGGAAACTCCGACGAAAGATCGAAGAGGAATATCTCAACGGTTGGGACGACGTCCGTGTCTCCGAGCCGTTTTTGACTCAGATCGGGCCTGCGCAAGGGTTTGTCTGTCTGGCCTCGTTTGCCGATTCCGAGGGGATCCGGATGTTTGCCCGGTTTACGCTTTTGATGCCTCCCTTGGGGGATCGGGGAATCCTTGCCTTTTCTCAGGTGGATCCTCGATATTCCTCGGTGAAGCGTCTGGAAGATTTGGAGAGTGGAGGAGTCATGGCTGGCGTCGCGCATTCGATTCGTTTTATCGATCCGGCCACGAGAGTGGTGGAGGAAGAGCCGGAGGCTTCGCAGAAATCCTCTCCGTTGCCATATGAGTCCAATTGAGAACCCAGAGCAGCTGACGGAGCTTACGGCGATTTTCGCCGGACTTGGGCTGAGTGCCGCCGCGGGTCTACGGGTGTTCCTGCCTGTACTGGCCTTGGCGCTGGCGAGTCGTATGGGATATGTCGATCTGGGGGATCGGTTTGAATGGCTCAGCAATCCCATGATCATCATCGTCCTCGGGACGGCGACGGTAGCCGAGGTGGCTTCTTATTATATCCCTTGGGTCGATAATCTTCTCGATATGGTCGCCACCCCGGCGGCAATCGGGAGTGGAACCCTGATCGCCACCGCGATGATGCCGGAGATGAACTCGGCCTTACAGTGGGGACTGGGGCTTCTTCTCGGAGGAGGTGCGGCGGGCGTCATTCAGGGAACAACCGTCGTTACGCGGGGAGCTTCGACGGCGACGAGCGGCGGCTTGGCGAACCCAGTCGTGGCGACGGCCGAGACCGGCGGAAGTGTGGCCGTGGCCGGATTGGCTTTCCTTATCCCCGTAGTGATCGGGATTCTCGTCATTTTCGTGGTCGGATATCTGATCATCAAACTCTTCCGCGTCATCGTGGGTCGCCGACGCCGGACCACGGGCCGGATCGAGGAAGAGGACCGAAGCTAGCCGGAGATATTTTTGGAGAAGAACGGCGAGAGCCATTTCTGTCTTAGTTTGAGAGGGGCGGGAGGTGCTGAAGCATCCTCCCCACGTTGGATCCGTTGTGCAGTTTGCCTTTTTCGTCGTCGTGGTGGAGAGGAATGGCGAGAGCCATTTCTTACGTTTGTATGTGAGGGACGGGAGGTGCTGAAGCATCCTCCCTACGCTGGATTCGTGGTGTAGCTTGTTTTTTCGGCGTCGTGATGGAGAGGAATGGCGAGAGCCATTTCTTATGTTAGCGTGTGAGGGACGGGAGGTGCTGAAGCATCCTCCCCACGTTGGATCCGTGGTGCAGTTTGCCTCTTTCGTCGTCGTGGTGGAGAGGAATGGCGAGAGCCATTTCTTCCGTTGGCACTTGCCCCCGGGCCCGGCCTCGATTCCTCTTCTCGGAGTTCCCGCCCAATATGAAAAAAGAATTTTCCATCCGTCACCGTGTTGCCTTTTCCGAAACCGACATGGCTGGCATCGTCCACTTTTCGAATTACTTCCGATACATGGAGTTGGCCGAGGCGGCCTTCTTCGCCAAGTTGGAGGAGGAGTTGATTCACCGGGAAGAAGGTCAGGTGCACGGATGGCCCCGGGTGCGGGCTTCCTGTGATTACAAGGCTCCCATTTCTTTTGGCGAAGAAGTCGAAATTGTCCTCATGGTGAAAGAGGTGAAGGTCCGGGCCATCGAGTTCGCCTTTGCGATGTATCGGGTCGAGAACGGCGAACGAGGGGAGAAGATCGCCCGGGGAAAACTCACCACCGTGCACGTCGTCCGCCACACGGGCGAGGGAGTGCACCAGATGGAGTCGATGACGATTTCGGATACCTTTCAGGAGAAACTGAAGGAGTGGACCGGATAAAGTTCGCGTGGATCGGCTAGCCCATTTGGGGGATGAAGGGTTGATGTGATCTAAATCAGGGGGAACCTCCCCATCCCGCTCAGCAAATCCTCCTCCTACGAGCGGGAGGGGTGTTCTGTTCTAAGGTTCCATCAACTCATCAGGTTCATTTCGGGCTCCTCACGCGTTCGTTGGAACCGTGAGTTTGTCGAAAGGCGTAGGAGAGCTAGTCCGCCGAAGCATTGCGGGGGAGGCTCGATGCTTCGAGGGGTTCTATTCCCGTTCGGGTAATCCCCGTCACAACTTCGCTGTGAATTATAAAAAGGTGAACAAATGTTTACTTATTGGAAAATATTCTCATCGTTTCCGGCATGTACGCCGAACTCCATGCCAGCAGCGCCTTCTCTTTTCTGGAGGGGGCGTCTTTGCCCGAGGACTTGGTTCGAGTGGCGGCTGAGCTGGGGCTGGAGTCTATCGCCTTATTAGACAGCGGAGGGCTGTATGGGGCGCCCCGGTTCTTCCGGGCGGCGCGGGAGCAGGGGATTCGGGCTCTGGTTGGGGCGAAGCTGGATCTCGAGGACGGGTCGCGGCTGCCGGTCTTGGTCGAGAGTGCGGAGGGGTATCGGAGTCTCTGCCGCTGCCTGACGGATGCCGCATTGCGGGGAGCCAAGGGAGAGTCTCCGATTCTCTGGGAGGATTTGGAACGGTTGGGGCCGGGAATCGTGGCGCTCGGGGGCGATGAGACGGGTCCTTTGTCGCAAGCGTGGAAGCGGGGAGGGCAGAGGGCGTTGGCCGAGCGGGTCGATCAACTGCAGCGGGTTTTTCCCGGGGATCGTTTTTATTTGGAGATTCAGCGGCATTTCCGCCGGTCGGAGGCGGAGTGGCACCGGGTGCTGGTGGATCTTCGCGCGAGCCGGAGGCTTCCCATCGTGGCGACGGGAGGAGTCCTGGCCGCCCGCCGCGAAGATCGTCTGGTCGCGGATGTGTTTGCGGCCCTGCGGAATCATGTGAGTCTGGACCGGGCCGGCCGACTACTCGAGCCGAATGGGGAGAGACGGTTGCGTTCTCCCGGAGAAATGGCGATGATTTTTGCCGACCTCCCGGAGTGCGTGGAGGAATCGGCGCGACTGGCCGAGCGGTTGGAGTTTACGCTCGAGAACCTGGGCTACGAATTTCCTACCTTTCCGGTGCCAGCGGGCGAGACCATGGAGAGCTATTTGCGGGGAGTCGTGTGGTCAGGAGCACGGGAGCGCTACTGCACGATCTCCCCTGCGGTTCGCAAGCAGATCGAGCACGAGTTGCACCTCATCGCCAAGCTCGGTTTTTGCGGATACTTTCTGCTGGTCTGGGACCTCATCCGCTTTTGCCATCGGGAGGAAATTCTTGTGCAGGGGAGGGGCAGCGCTGCCAACTCGGCGGTTTGCTATTGTCTGGGGATTACGGCGGTGGATCCGGTGGGGGCGGGCTTGCTGTTTGAGCGATTTCTCAGCGAAGGTCGAGAGGGCTGGCCGGACATCGACTTGGATTTGCCGAGCGGCTCGCGCCGGGAAAAGGTGATTCAAGAGGTTTACCGCAAGTATGGGCGTCGGGGGGCAGCCATGACCGCGAACGTCATCACCTACCGAGGGAAGAGTGTGATTCGCGAAGTGGGAAAGGTATTGGATTTGCCGGAGGAGTTCATCGGTCGCTTCTCCCGGCTCCGAGGGAGCAGCGGTTTTGAGGGACAGGAAGATTTTCTGGAGAAAGCGAGGGAGGCGGGATTGCCGAAGAATCATCCCCGGGCTGAGATGTTCGCCCGCCTCTTTGAGGGGGTTCGCGGTTTGCCACGACACATTGGCCAGCATCCCGGGGGAATGGTCATCGCGCAGGGGAAGTTGGATTCGGTCGTCCCCCTGGAGAATGCGGCCATGCCAGGAAGAAGCGTGGTCCAGTGGGATAAGGATGATTGTGAGGATCTGGGAATCGTGAAGGTCGACCTTCTCGGGCTTGGAATGATGTCGGCTATTCAGGATTCACTGGCTGATGCCGAGCGTCGGGGGCGTCCGCTCGATCTCGCCCAGATGCCCAAGGACGACCCGGCGACCTACGAGTTGCTCTGCGAGGCCGATACGATCGGCGTGTTCCAGGTCGAGAGCCGCGCGCAGATGGCCACCCTACCACGCATGCTACCACGGGAGTTTTATGACCTTGTCATTGAAGTGGCGATCATCCGACCTGGACCGATTAAGGGGGATTTGACGAATCCTTATCTGGAGCGGCGGGCTGGGCGCGAGCCAGTCGATTACATTCACTCCGACCTGGAGCCCGTGCTGAAGAGGACTTTGGGAGTGCCGCTCTTCCAAGAGCAGATTCTTCGCATTGCGATGATGATGGCCGACTTCACCGGGTCCGAGGCCGAAGAGTTGCGGCGCGCCCTCAAT is part of the Puniceicoccus vermicola genome and harbors:
- a CDS encoding error-prone DNA polymerase encodes the protein MENILIVSGMYAELHASSAFSFLEGASLPEDLVRVAAELGLESIALLDSGGLYGAPRFFRAAREQGIRALVGAKLDLEDGSRLPVLVESAEGYRSLCRCLTDAALRGAKGESPILWEDLERLGPGIVALGGDETGPLSQAWKRGGQRALAERVDQLQRVFPGDRFYLEIQRHFRRSEAEWHRVLVDLRASRRLPIVATGGVLAARREDRLVADVFAALRNHVSLDRAGRLLEPNGERRLRSPGEMAMIFADLPECVEESARLAERLEFTLENLGYEFPTFPVPAGETMESYLRGVVWSGARERYCTISPAVRKQIEHELHLIAKLGFCGYFLLVWDLIRFCHREEILVQGRGSAANSAVCYCLGITAVDPVGAGLLFERFLSEGREGWPDIDLDLPSGSRREKVIQEVYRKYGRRGAAMTANVITYRGKSVIREVGKVLDLPEEFIGRFSRLRGSSGFEGQEDFLEKAREAGLPKNHPRAEMFARLFEGVRGLPRHIGQHPGGMVIAQGKLDSVVPLENAAMPGRSVVQWDKDDCEDLGIVKVDLLGLGMMSAIQDSLADAERRGRPLDLAQMPKDDPATYELLCEADTIGVFQVESRAQMATLPRMLPREFYDLVIEVAIIRPGPIKGDLTNPYLERRAGREPVDYIHSDLEPVLKRTLGVPLFQEQILRIAMMMADFTGSEAEELRRALNFSRSPERLQRVQAKLRRALQEKGHTADIVDRVTEAVGSFALYGFPESHAISFAMLAYASAYLKVHRAAEFYAGLLNNQPMGFYSPSTLVQDARRRGLRFLPVSACHSDWRVTVVDDKTLRIGFRMLGEVSHRAVEQLLAERSRRPFLSLSDFLRRVQLTSRERRRLALSGAFNEWAGDRRTALWKAGDDWANVPVVGGLSGLAFRGDEERVQLPRMTLAERLEADYSSCGLTAGDHPMAMVRGALPGVWKASELEQASQDAMVEVAGAVICRQKPGTAKGVVFVSLEDESGVANLIFYPDRYARFRLTLIEEPFLRCRGRVQKERGVIHVLAEDLQRLDLAQQLPEEASHDFH
- a CDS encoding LysR family transcriptional regulator; amino-acid sequence: MDQLNYHHLRYFHAIVREGTLTAAAARLNVSQSSLSVQLKQLEENLGCALFDRMHKALHLTEEGRMVFDYAETIFRTGEDMLATLQNRGSKYSEVLRVGAVATLSRNFQLSFLREVIDDENIEVVITSASMAELLRQLKSHTLDLVLSNRPVKRDAGNSWRSNLVAEQPISLIGSKKYRKKKAFRFPEDLENVPMVLPSRESEIRSHFDLILEQYGMRPLIAAEADDMAMLRLLAREIDGISLLPPVVVHDELDQGILYDLHQVPGLFEDFYAITVERKFPNAALQRLLKV
- a CDS encoding proton-conducting transporter membrane subunit, with protein sequence MDTFFTTLTGWVPLAFLGFAFFSTRILNENSSRTGKVAEILAWAATVATFITFALWLIQGRINLSATLTEAGVLGVRLDTLSLPILGLVTFLGAVIVRFSRNYLSGDANQGGFFKWLMVTLGAVISLVLSPGLVQFWLSWVVCSLGLHHLLVYFPDRLGTLLSARKKFIVSRLGDLFLILSFIGIYRVFGTQNFSELFAQTSAQPELLANHTWIAWCIVGGAVLKSAQFPFHTWLPDTMGTPTPVSALMHAGIINAGGYLVIRMSPFLLESSGAMLFLAVIGALTLICASLVMLTQTSVKRSLAYSTIAQMGFMLLQCGLGAFSLAVLHLIAHSLYKAHSFLSSGSTIANLKRLEPRPVAPLSPIILIGLTGMSIALVGIMAWGWGLSASTKPGLLVFLTVLAMAVSQYLVVSQQQHGSLLKMGRNILGAFGFVALYLGLADGTMRYFSDSLPHQPVGGLALQIILAAILGAYLLITLTIQTQPTGKARPRVLQALYIHALNGFYLNTLANRFSRAAGLVPAGR
- a CDS encoding YbcC family protein, producing MNPHQSIQQACGQIAPLWPLANFVAVNPFLGFSNRAFADTAHYLSQVQGAQLTMPQSWYSEKFASGEIQTADLQKAIERAPKEVIATFRESDRALNAHALAENLDASKTLPEPLYRPGTFSGYLDDREGTHWGRAFSEEAAKWCAAYYDKGQSTWFLTGIQNGFYEAWHESVGHDKTLACMGLKKAHKTLTEMSADPEEAITDAVKTMGIPEAFLPEFLYRVLLTLPGWAGHLRYMDREEEIRSSSGSELIQLLAILLNYECTLYNAYSQDKDCLLGWRRILMEEPIEKSSEIMPIDLAERLLWQSAFEHHIEHSLQQRIHPQSAPQEKAKPDIQAAFCIDVRSELFRRNLETALPNIHTIGFAGFFGVPLDHTPFGHQHSEARCPALLAPPVKSCEHSHHEGEDTDPHHTERNWKKFKESAASCFSFVETLGLTFGWKMLQSAFGLGDSSPKSGRLPKFAEELDPETRINLAAGILKGLSLTQHCGRLVLLCGHGSTTRNNPYGSGLDCGACGGHPGDANARIAAALLNDPVVRSGLEGQGITIPKDTWFISGLHNTTTDEVTLFDLESIPSSHKETLETLRHSLDQAGLWTAATRAKDLNVNSTETFKAIRARSTDWSQVRPEWGLAGNAGFIVAPRSWTQSSNLEGKAFLHEYDPGADPEGKLLESILAGPLVVGSWINLQYYASSVDNTHFGSGHKGIHNVVGGLGVALGNENDLRPGLPLQSVHTGKQLMHEPSRLHAFVAADPDILDTILERQPALKELLDNGWLHLFSLGANGHSCSYRLPSGEWKVSQVENKRASLERV
- a CDS encoding acyl-CoA thioesterase, with the translated sequence MKKEFSIRHRVAFSETDMAGIVHFSNYFRYMELAEAAFFAKLEEELIHREEGQVHGWPRVRASCDYKAPISFGEEVEIVLMVKEVKVRAIEFAFAMYRVENGERGEKIARGKLTTVHVVRHTGEGVHQMESMTISDTFQEKLKEWTG
- a CDS encoding DUF4126 domain-containing protein; translation: MSPIENPEQLTELTAIFAGLGLSAAAGLRVFLPVLALALASRMGYVDLGDRFEWLSNPMIIIVLGTATVAEVASYYIPWVDNLLDMVATPAAIGSGTLIATAMMPEMNSALQWGLGLLLGGGAAGVIQGTTVVTRGASTATSGGLANPVVATAETGGSVAVAGLAFLIPVVIGILVIFVVGYLIIKLFRVIVGRRRRTTGRIEEEDRS